A region from the Aeromicrobium choanae genome encodes:
- the fdxA gene encoding ferredoxin, protein MTYVIAQPCVDIKDRACVDECPVDCIYEGNRMLYIQPDECVDCGACEPVCPVEAIFYEDDTPDEWKDYYDANVHFFDDLGSPGGAAKMGVIDDDHPLIKALPPQNQE, encoded by the coding sequence GTGACGTATGTGATCGCCCAGCCGTGTGTCGACATCAAGGACCGTGCCTGTGTGGACGAGTGCCCGGTCGACTGCATCTATGAGGGCAACCGCATGCTCTACATCCAGCCCGACGAGTGCGTGGACTGCGGCGCCTGCGAGCCGGTCTGCCCGGTCGAGGCGATCTTCTACGAGGACGACACCCCGGACGAGTGGAAGGACTACTACGACGCGAACGTGCACTTCTTCGACGACCTCGGCTCGCCCGGCGGCGCGGCGAAGATGGGCGTGATCGACGACGACCACCCGCTCATCAAGGCGCTGCCCCCGCAGAACCAGGAGTGA